Within Pseudomonas paeninsulae, the genomic segment TAGCGATCCTCGCCCTGGCTGCCGACCATGATGTCGTCGCCACCCTCGCCGATGAATTCGTCGAAGCCACCACCGCCGATAAACACATCGTTGCCGATAATCTGATCACGGGCGAACGGATCGAAGTTATCGCCGGGCGCACCGTCCTGGCTGCCGATCTCGATCCAGTCGTCGCCTTCGTTACCGGCCATCTGCCCGTTGACCTTGGCGCCGAGGATGAAGTCATTACCAGGGCCACCGAACACCTCGGAAATGTCTTCACCGGTGACGATGAAGTCATTGCCCGTCCCGCCGAAAATCAGGTTGAGGCCATTGCCGGCATGGATGACGTCGTTGCCGGCATCGCCGTGGATCACGTCGTCGCCACCGATATCGGTGATGATGTCGTCGCCGTCGCCACCAAACAGCAGGTCGTTGCCGTAGCCGCCCTCGAGGCGGTCATTGCCGGCGTCGCCATAGAGGGTGTCGTCGTCGCTGTCGCCGGCAATCAGGATGTCATCGCCGGCCGTACCGCCGAGCACCACAGTGGCGCTACCGGTGTAGTGCAGGTAATTCGAGTCAGGCCCCGGTGTGTTGGGGTTATCGCGAATCACCAACGGCATCAGCAAATTGCCGTTTGACGGATCGGCGCTGCCCAGCCCCGCATTGAACTGCTTGCTCTGATCGACCTCAAGGATGAAGTCCGGGGTCAGGAAGATGTTGCCCGGCAGATGCCTGGCGGTGGTATTGAGCATCACCAACTGAGCAAAGGAGTTGTTCTCCAGCTCGGTGCCGAAATTGAGCCCCGCAGTGCGCGACAGGTAATAGAAGCGGTCGCCGTTCTGCAAGGCCTCCAGCTGAGTCTCGAAGACGAAGTTGAAGGTCGAACCGAGCAACCCACCGAACGGCATCTGCTGCTCGGCCAGGCCGCCGATCCAGAAATCCACCGCATCCAGACCGGTGATGGTGACACCGCCAGGTCCGCTGACCCAAACCCCGGTGCTATTGAGGAAGTCGAGCCGATCCGCCGGCGCACCGGCGCCGCCGAGCACGATGGCGGTGGCAGCGGCACGCTTGCCGTCGAGCGTTGTCGCCGAGGTAATGCTCGCGTGGGTGCCGTAGGCGGCGATGAAGTTGATCAAGGATTCGGGGTGTTTCATGTGCATCACGAAATCGGCCCAGCTGGTATAGGGTGTCAGCTGGCTGTCGTGGGTCATCTCGTAAAAAGTCTTGCGCGCCGCGTTCAGTGATGGGATGCCGGTGTCACGGCCGCGGGCCAGGTTAATCGCGGCCAGGTCGAGTGGCAGGCCCAGCACGTTGTTACGCAAGGCCTCGGTGACGAACTCATCGATCTCGTTACCGACCTGACGGGTCACGCCACGCACAATGGCGCCGGCAGCCTCGTCAGGAGTCGGGCCACTGTTGGCAAACTCCAGCGGGTTGAGGAAGGCCGCGATCAGGCCGATCTCGCTTGAGGCGAAGTTTGGATCGAGGCGATCGATGGTCTCAAGCAGCATCGAGTGGCCGAAGCGATACACCGTATGCGCGAACTCGGCAACGATCGATGGATCAACCTGGGTGTCGTAGCCATTCGGCGCGAGGAAGATATCGACTTGTGGCGAGACAGTCCGGGCAAACTCCTCAAACACCAAGTGCTGATACTGCATTTCAGTGCCGAATTTCGCCGCCGCGAACAACCGCTCACCGTTCCACTGCAGGGCGTTTATCTCAGCTTGGGTCGTCGGCAGTGAAACCACTGGCGTCAGCAACCACTGATTGAGAAAAGCCAGGTCATTCGACTGCAGCGCCACGCTCTTGCTCACCTCGACCAGTCGATTGTGCTCGGAGTGGAAGACGTGATGCACAGTTGTCAGGCCGATATTCTCGTTTACCCGGCCATCGCCAGCGATGTAGTGCGCGTCGAGCAATTCGTTGTCGTAGAAACCTGCGGCTACCGGCCCGCCGGCTACGCTGTCGGCATCCGGTGTAAGCATGTTGCCGGCCTGACCCACCGGCACGGCGTTGTGGGCGATGTCGATCAAAAACTGGTGACCCGTGCGCACGGCATTGGTCAGGTCGACTGGAGCCAGTGGATTGCCTTCAACCAGCGTGGTGCCGTCGTCGGCATCGCCGAGGATGCCGTTGGCGCCAGGGGTACGCATCACTACCTGCGCATAACCGTTCGGCCCTTTGATGAAATTGCCGTATTGATCGGTGGCCAGCAGCGGCACGTTGTCGAAGTCGGCGTCGGTCAGGTTGATCCCGAGCAGGTCACGGGCTTGCGCCTTGACCACCTTCCAGGTCGCCATGCCACCGATTTCGCTATCGTCGGCAGTACCAAACTTGCCATCGGCACCCAGGTCGCGATTGGTGATCAGCTTGCCAGTGGCCACCGGCGCACCGGAACTGTTGAGTTGATAGGCGCGCAGAAATACCTGTTGCGAGGCATGCGAGCCGTAAGTCTGGTTCTGGTCGACAAAGGGCGAAGTAGTGTTTGCCTGCTCGTGGATGTCGTCGGCAGTACCCAGGATGCCGTCCGGGCCGGGCAAATTGGTGGCCCGGGTGAGCACCATGAAGTTGGTCGGGCTACCCGGTACGTAAAGCGGGTCATCCGGCTGCAACGGTATGAATACGGTGCCACTACCGCCTTTGGTCACCAGATCGAGGCCGTGGTCGAAGAACTGGCCAAAGAAGGTCATCCACTGGTTGAACGGCGCAGTCAGACCGAAGTCCGGCTTGATGTTCGGGATAAAGAAGACATCGGTATCGTCGGGCGTGCCAAATACGCCATCCAGGCCGGGACTGACAACAGTGGTGCCCCCAGGATTACCCGCCGCGGCAGCAACCGCTGCCGGGTTATTGGCGGTCTGATCGACGATCAGGTTGCTGATGATGCGCGGCTGTGAGTCGATCACCAAACCACTGGCCTGGCTGTAGGAGGTGCCCGCCTCCGCCGGGTTGAATACTGGCGGGGTCAGGCGCGGAAAAATCGTGTCGGCGGCGCCGTAGCCGTTCTGCCCGGTCAAGAGATTGTTGTAGCTCCCGTCGATGGTGCGAAGGCCCCAGGGCACTTGTACGTTAGGCAGCAAATCGAGGAGATCACCACCAGCGGCATGCGCTTCGGAAATGAGGATCTGCTGAAGAATGAACTCAAGATCGGACTTGATGAAGGTGGCCATGGCTGTTACCTCAATGCTCAAAGCGCGGAAGCGCAAAAACAGAAAGCCACGGACGTGCATCGACCTCGCAAAGGCGTGGCTCAGCGTTGCAATTCAGAAAATGGCTAATGCCAGGGATAGGACCAAACGCTCTCTACACCGATAGCCTGTGCTGATCAGCGCCCAACATGATTTGGCTTTATCCCATCAACGCCGAAACAAGGCTCGGCGTTGAGCCTCAGGCATAGGGTGGTCCACGGAGTTGTGGATCGAAGAAATGCCCTAGCAATGAAAGCTGTGCTTTCAGGTGACGCGAAACACTGTTCATAGTGTGTCTCTTCCGTCGGTGGCTGGCATAAGCCACTGCGCCCTCTCCTGCGCAATATGCTTCGTCAGCAATCACTCACGCCTAGACTAAAGTCCGGGAAGTGGACCATGTCAATATATCGCCAATAAATATTTTCTTACCAATGCGATATCGCAAGCGACTGATTTATATCACGAATATTAAAAAACAAATTGCTAGCAAAAAATAACAAACTTTTCACATTTAACTAACGAATTTTTCACAACTCACTAACTAACTCTTCACATTTAATCAGCTAGATGTGAAATTTTCCTGCTGTGGTGCCTCACTTAGTTACACTCCGCTTCCGCGGCCGCCCTGGTTTATGGCTTATGGCTTATGTTGAAGTCCACTATTTAGCTTTACCGATTCGACGCATATGCCATCCAGGCGTTATGCAACCTGATAATCAGCAGAATCAGCAGTAAATAGGAAGAACACATCTGGCTGACGGCGCCATTGCTACTGACAGGCCAGCGGGTACGCACTAGGGAAGTGTGTGAGGAGAGGTGCGCGGCCACCGTACTAGGGACCACCAGCTCATAGAAGGAGGGCACTGCAGATCTTTGCCGACAGCTCAGCGCGTTAGCAAAGGGGCATCAGAAGCGGAAATATCGATAGCTAACCAGGGAAAGACCGAGAACATCAGCACATTGAGCCCACTTCAGTGGGTTCAGCACCTTGCAAGCGACTCTACTCGTCCTCGTTGACCCGATCGCGCAGCTCCTTACCCGGCTTGAAATGCGGCACGAACTTGCCATCCAGTGGTACCGACTGGCCGGTTTTTGGGTTACGGCCCACGCGAGGGGCGCGGTAGTGCAGCGAGAAACTGCCAAAGCCGCGAATTTCAATGCGGTCCCCCGTAGCCAATGCCTGGGACATCTGCTCCAGCATGGTCTTGATGGCCAGCTCGACATCTTTGTTTGAGAGCTGCCCCTGATGGGTGACGATCCTTTCGATCAACTCCGACTTGGTCATGGTTTTCCCTTCTTTTTCAAGCGGCTAGATCACTCGATAGACTTGTTTTAGCATGCTGATCAGCATTTGAACAGCCCATAAAACAATGGATTTCGGCTGAGTGACTCGGCGCCCCTCCACCCACGCGTGAGCAGATTGATCTGGCGTCGCCGCCTGCTGCAGGAGCACCGCCAGGTCACTCCTGCATGAATCAAGCAGGTTGACCCGGCAAATGGCCGCCATCCCTCCCCCTGATCGGTGCGACGCAGCCGCTATTGATGGCTAGTGAGGAGCCAAAAGCCGCGCCACGCGGACTCCCTTGCCTGCGCAAATTCTGTGGCTGAACTAGTCTTAAGGATCAAGGCGTGTATGCGGATCTCTGGTTGGCCCCAGACACGGACGGTGCGGCATCAGCGCAGGCGCGAATCGTGTCAGGTGTGCTCCAGTAGCCTGGGCAATCGTGTGTCTGGCGGCAGATCAAGCGATCAAGCGCCTGTGTCTGGTTGCGCTAATGCAAGAGCATTCAGGAGCCGTGTGGATGTCCATCGAGGAGAATATCGCATCCCCATCTCAGGCCTTACCACCAAAGGCCAGCCAGGGCGTATCCGGATCGAGTTCGGCGCCTACGTTGAATTCGCGCCTGCCGGGGTGGCAAAGGGTATGCGCAGCACTGCGCCGCTTGAGTCGCTCGAGTCAATTCGTCATTGCCGCGTCGATCATTCTGGGGTTGACCATGACCTTCGTCGGCAACCTCGTCAGTAAGACCATCGAACGCTCGGCAGTGCAGGCGGCAGCAGATACTGGCGCCTTGTACATGACCACCTTCCTCGAGCCCTATGTACAGGATCTGACAACGACCAGCAGCCTTTCCGTGCAGACGGCTCAAGCCATTGACCACCTGATGACCAGCCCCACGCTGAGCGCTCATGTGATCTCGGTGAAAATCTGGAGCCCGGACGGCACAATTCTTTACAGCACCAACAAGGACCTGGTGAACAAGTCGTTTTCGACAACGGAGATCGCCCTGGCATTACAGGGAAAAACGGTAACGGAATGGGGCGAGCTGAACGAAGAAGAAAATAGCTATGAACGCAGTCTGGGCATTCCTCTCTATGAGATTTATGCCCCACTGCGCGAGTTCGGCACGGGCCGAATCATTGCCGTTGGCGAGTTCTACGAACTGGCGGAAGTGCTTGAGCAAGAAATAAATCAGGTCCGTCGGGAAGTGTGGGTCATCGTTGGCACCGCTACCGTCTCGATGTTGTTGCTACTGTTCGCCATCGTGCACCGTGGCGAACGGATCATCGTACGGCAACAGCAGGCGCTCAGCGAACACATGCATGAACAGGCCCTGCTGCATGCAAAGAATATCGGCCTGCAGCGTAAAATCACCACCGCAAACCAGGCATTCTCGCGCATCAACGAACTCACCTTGCGCCGTATCGGCGCAGACCTACATGACGGACCCGCCCAGTTGCTGACCCTGATCCTGGTCAGGGTCGATGAGCTCAACACCGTGCAAGGGCGCAACAACAAGAACGGAGCCCAACCGGAAGGAGATGCACTTGAGACAATAAGAAATGCCGCTCAGGACGCACTTCGAGAGGTTCGCGAAATTTCCCGTGGCTTGGCCCTGCCAGAAATCAACGGTATGAGCTTGCGCCAGGAGCTGGAGCTCGTGGTACAGCGACATCGACAGCGAACCGAAACCGAGGTCGATCTCACCTGCATAGCGCTGCCAGAAAACGTGCCGGCACCGCACAAGGTCTGTATCTATCGTTTTATCCAGGAAGCGTTGAACAATTCCTATCGTCATGCCGACGCCAAGGGCCAGGCCGTCCTCGTGTCCTATGCCCGGGGGCTGCTGACCATCCAAGTGACCGATACCGGGGACGGCATGGAGAGCGACAGACTGATGGCCACAAGTGAAGGCAGGACGCGTCTGGGCTTGGCCGGTATGCGCTACCGCGTAGAGTCGCTGGGAGGGAAGTTCCACATCCAATCCATGCCCGGCGCTGGCACCGGGGTATGCGCGCAATTCAAGCTGGGCTACCGAAACAAGCGTCCCTCTGAGGCGACTAGCGTCTAGGCGCCTGTCCGAGAATACCAAGCTTGTCGCTTGAGCCGCTCCGCGCCAACTGAGCCACACGAAGCCCAACAGATTAATGGGGAATCAATGGCTACTCTTCCGACAACCGGCTAGTGGCACCTAATCCATACCACTGCCTGGCGGGAAGGGCATCAGTCGCTGGCTGGCCTGACGCTGCCTGACTCGCGATGTTTGCTGACTATCCCAGTGGTGCCTGATAGCCGTGACCGCCTCAACCCGATTACGCACATGGAGCTTTTGCATCACGCTGGTCATGTAGTGCTTAACGGTTTTTTCGCTCAGCGAGAATTTCTCGGCAACTTCGCGGTTGGTCAACCCGTTGGCGACCTCACGGATGATTTGCTCCTCGCGGTGGGTAAGTTCAGCAATACCCTTTTCATCGTCGTTCTGCTTCTTGAGGTTGCTGATCAGCTTGCTGGCAAAACCTGGGGTGATAAAGGTTTGTCCCAGCGCCACGCTCTTAATCGCCTGCACCAGTTCCGGCCCGCTTATACCTTTGAGCACATAACCTTTGGCACCAGCCTCCAAAGCGGCGTAAGCATCGTCTTCGGATTCGGACACAGTCAACATCAAAACCTTGACCGTTGGCGTCTCTATAACGATGGAACGCACGGCAGCAAAGCTGTCACCGGGCATGTTCACGTCCATCAACATCACGTCCGGCGTGTGTTTGCTGGCAATAGCTTTGGCTTCATCGGCAGAACCACCCTGCTCCACCACCTCGAACTCGGCAACTCTCCTGAGCGCCGCAGCGACGCCCTGCCTCAAGAGCGGATGATCGTCGACTATGCAAATCCTTATTCTGGAACTCATTAATCGTTCCTCCGTCGCCCCGAACTTTTGACGTGAGTGCAAGCACTTGCCGTACCGCAACGACTTGCCTCTAACAGCCTGCGACCTCCTCACCTGCCGCGAAATCACGCGCGCGACAGCATCAGAGCGGTCATTACCTGTACACCTAGCCAAAACTCGATCAGACCATAGTCCAGTACTTATAGCAGACCAAGGTCGCACAATTTGACTCGACTTCCGAATCTTCCCGCTAAGCAGGTACTGCTACATCTTAAGGTCTAAAGGAATATCTGGATAAATAACATGACCTTAATATTCGGAACTGACCTTGCTGTTGACCAACGCCAACAACCTGGCGCCTCTAGCAGTTACGCCAATCAGCCTCCCTCGAAGAAGGCTGCAGCAGCTTCCCTCACGCCGGGCAAGTACAGGCTCAATCCTGCAAAGCCCAATTCTGCAAAGGATCATAAATCCATCGATTTCACCCAGGCCCTTGATGCAACTCGCCTGTATTTGAATGAAATCGGATTTTCCTCGCTGCTCACCCCGCAGGAAGAGCAACACTTCGCTCGCCTGACAAAGCAAGGCGATGCGCAGGCACGCCAACGTATGATCGAGGGCAACTTGCGCCTAGTGGTGAAGATTGCTCGTGGCTACCTCAATCGCGGTCTGTCCCTGCTAGATCTGATCGAAGAAGGCAATCTCGGCCTGATCCATGGGGTGGACAAGTTCGACCCCGAACTTGGTTATCGTTTCTCGACCTATGGCACTTGGTGGATTCGCGAAGCCATCGAGCGAGCGCTGATGAATCAGACTCGTACCATCCGCTTGCCGACCTATATCGTCAAGAGGCTCTACGCATACCTCGCCGCGGGTCGCGAACTGACGCGCAAGCTCGATCATGACCCCTCGAGCGCAGAGATCGCCAACCTCATGGAAAAAAACGTCAGTGAGATCGAGGGCATACGCGACTTGAATATTCGCGTGGCTTCGTTGGACACAACGCTCGGCTCTGAGAAGCCCCTGCTGGACACGCTTCCTGACGAACACCCTAACGACCCGTGCGAGTTGGTACAGGACAGCGAGTTGGCACACAGCATCAGGGAGTGGCTGGCGGAACTCACCGAGAGACAGAGTGAGGTGGTCATACGCCGCTTCGGTTTGCGTGGCAATGAGGAGGAGTGCACGCTGGAGGAAATGGGCCAGAGCATCGGTCTAACACGCGAGCGGATCAGGCAGATTCAGGCCGTGGCACTCAAGCGCCTGCGGACCATTCTTGAGAGAAATGGTCTTTCCAGCGCCGCATTGTTCGAATAACAACCTGCGACGTGGAAAGCGTCGCGATCAATACACCAACGCCCCGCAGGTTACGGGGCGTTGGTTTGAAGCTGTCGGGAAAATAGCTCTGCGCAACGCCGCAATTTCCTTACCGCCCTTACTGCAGCAGTTCCTGATCGCTGAACATGTCGCTGAACAACATACTCGACAAGTAGCGTTCGCCAGAGTCCGGCAGAATGACCACGATGGTTTTGCCCTGCATCTCCGGCTCGACGGCGATGCGCAGGGCTGCGGCCATGGCTGCGCCGCAAGAAATACCGCAAAGGATGCCCTCCTCACGCATCAGACGTAACGCCACTGCCTTGGAATCCTCGTCGCTGACCTGCTCGACGCGATCGACCATGGCCAGGTCGAGGTTGTTCGGCACGAAGCCGGCGCCGATGCCCTGGATTTTGTGCGGACTGGGCTTGAGTTCCTCGCCGGCGATGGTCTGGCTGATCACCGGCGAGCTGATCGGCTCGACCGCCACGGAGAGAATCGGCTTGCCCCGGACTTGCTTGATATAACGCGACACGCCGGTAATGGTACCGCCGGTGCCGACGCCGGAGACCAACACATCGACCGCGCCATCGGTGTCGTTCCAGATTTCCGGGCCGGTGGTTGTTTCGTGGATCGCCGGATTGGCAGGGTTGTTGAACTGTTGCGGCATGAAGTACTTGGCGGGATCGGAGGCGGCGATTTCCGCAGCCCGTTCAATGGCGCCTTTCATGCCCTTGGCCGGCTCGGTGAGCACCAGTTCGGCGCCCAGGGCCTTGAGCACCTTGCGCCGTTCCAGGCTCATCGATGCGGGCATGGTCAGCAGCAGTTGGTAGCCGCGCGCCGCCGCAACGAAGGCCAGGCCGATGCCGGTATTGCCCGAGGTCGGTTCGACGATGGTCATACCAGGTTTGAGCACACCACGCTCCTCCGCATCCCAA encodes:
- the ihfB gene encoding integration host factor subunit beta, whose amino-acid sequence is MTKSELIERIVTHQGQLSNKDVELAIKTMLEQMSQALATGDRIEIRGFGSFSLHYRAPRVGRNPKTGQSVPLDGKFVPHFKPGKELRDRVNEDE
- a CDS encoding sensor histidine kinase, encoding MSIEENIASPSQALPPKASQGVSGSSSAPTLNSRLPGWQRVCAALRRLSRSSQFVIAASIILGLTMTFVGNLVSKTIERSAVQAAADTGALYMTTFLEPYVQDLTTTSSLSVQTAQAIDHLMTSPTLSAHVISVKIWSPDGTILYSTNKDLVNKSFSTTEIALALQGKTVTEWGELNEEENSYERSLGIPLYEIYAPLREFGTGRIIAVGEFYELAEVLEQEINQVRREVWVIVGTATVSMLLLLFAIVHRGERIIVRQQQALSEHMHEQALLHAKNIGLQRKITTANQAFSRINELTLRRIGADLHDGPAQLLTLILVRVDELNTVQGRNNKNGAQPEGDALETIRNAAQDALREVREISRGLALPEINGMSLRQELELVVQRHRQRTETEVDLTCIALPENVPAPHKVCIYRFIQEALNNSYRHADAKGQAVLVSYARGLLTIQVTDTGDGMESDRLMATSEGRTRLGLAGMRYRVESLGGKFHIQSMPGAGTGVCAQFKLGYRNKRPSEATSV
- a CDS encoding response regulator transcription factor, whose translation is MSSRIRICIVDDHPLLRQGVAAALRRVAEFEVVEQGGSADEAKAIASKHTPDVMLMDVNMPGDSFAAVRSIVIETPTVKVLMLTVSESEDDAYAALEAGAKGYVLKGISGPELVQAIKSVALGQTFITPGFASKLISNLKKQNDDEKGIAELTHREEQIIREVANGLTNREVAEKFSLSEKTVKHYMTSVMQKLHVRNRVEAVTAIRHHWDSQQTSRVRQRQASQRLMPFPPGSGMD
- the cysK gene encoding cysteine synthase A, producing MSRIFADNAQTIGNTPLVKINRLGPAGVTILAKIEGRNPAYSVKCRIGASMVWDAEERGVLKPGMTIVEPTSGNTGIGLAFVAAARGYQLLLTMPASMSLERRKVLKALGAELVLTEPAKGMKGAIERAAEIAASDPAKYFMPQQFNNPANPAIHETTTGPEIWNDTDGAVDVLVSGVGTGGTITGVSRYIKQVRGKPILSVAVEPISSPVISQTIAGEELKPSPHKIQGIGAGFVPNNLDLAMVDRVEQVSDEDSKAVALRLMREEGILCGISCGAAMAAALRIAVEPEMQGKTIVVILPDSGERYLSSMLFSDMFSDQELLQ